In a single window of the Scyliorhinus canicula chromosome 1, sScyCan1.1, whole genome shotgun sequence genome:
- the LOC119966152 gene encoding spidroin-2-like yields MRHCRPAAWSQVPGTEGKINDGQEGRSQGRGLGSWGIGWGRGRSTDDRALGRQGPREAGPTGGRTHRSQGPREAGPTGDRAHGRQGPREAGPTGGRAHGSQGPTGGRVHGRQGPRETGPTGARAHGRQGPREAGPTGAKGPREAGSTGGRAHGRQGPREAGPTGGRVHGRQGPRETGRTGGRAHGRQGPREPRAHGRQGPREAGPTGDSAHGSQGPTGGRVHGRQGPREAGPTGGRAHGRQGPRETAPTGAKGPREAGSTGGRAHGRQGPREAGPTGGRAHGRQRPRETGPTGGRAHGRQCAREPRAYGRQDPQEPGPTGARAHGRQGPREPRAHRRQGPQEAGPTGGRAHRRQGPREAGPTGGRAHGRQSPRETGPTGNRAHRRQGPRETGPTGDRAFSQNGASFT; encoded by the exons ATGAGACACTGCAGGCCAGCTGCCTGGAGCCAAGTGCCaggaactgaaggaaagataAATGATGGTCAAGAGGGAAGGTCacaggggaggggattggggtctTGGGGGATAGGTTGGGGTAGAGGGAGATCAACAGATGACAGGGCCCTCGGGAGGCAGGGCCCACGGGAGGCAGGGCCCACAGGAGGCAGGACCCACAGGAGCCAGGGCCCACGGGAGGCAGGGCCCACGGGAGACAGGGCCCACGGGAGGCAGGGCCCACGGGAGGCAGGGCCCACGGGAGGCAGGGCCCACGGGAGCCAAGGGCCCACAGGAGGCAGGGtccacgggaggcagggtccacggGAGACAGGGCCCACGGGAGCTAGGGCCCACGGGAGGCAGGGCCCACGGGAGGCAGGGCCCACGGGAGCCAAGGGCccacgggaggcagggtccacgggaggcagggcccacgggaggcagggtccacgggaggcagggcccacgggaggcagggtccacggGAGGCAGGGCCCACGGGAGACAGGGCGCACGGGAGGCAGAGCCCACGGGAGGCAGGGCCCACGGGAGCCAAGGGCCCACGGGAGGCAGGGCCCACGGGAGGCAGGGCCCACGGGAGACAGCGCCCACGGGAGCCAAGGGCccacgggaggcagggtccacggGAGGCAGGGCCCACGGGAGGCAGGGCCCACGGGAGGCAGGGCCCACGGGAGGCAGGGCCCACGGGAGACAGCGCCCACGGGAGCCAAGGGCccacgggaggcagggtccacgggaggcagggcccacgggaggcagggtccacggGAGGCAGGGCCCACGGGAGGCAGGGCCCACGGGAGACAGCGCCCACGGGAGACAGGGCCCACGGGAGGCAGGGCCCACGGGAGACAGTGCGCACGGGAGCCAAGGGCCTACGGGAGACAGGACCCACAGGAGCCAGGACCCACAGGAGCCAGGGCCCACGGGAGGCAGGGCCCACGGGAGCCAAGGGCCCACAGGAGGCAGGGCCCACAGGAGGCAGGGCCCACAGGAGGCAGGGCCCACAGGAGGCAGGGTCCACGGGAGGCAGGGCCCACGGGAGGCAGGGCCCACGGGAGGCAGAGCCCACGGGAGACAGGGCCCACGGGAAACAGGGCCCACAGGAGACAGGGCccacgggag ACAGGGCCCACAGGAGACAGGGCCTTCAGTCAGAACGGGGCTTCATTCACctag